A part of Streptomyces sp. NBC_01497 genomic DNA contains:
- a CDS encoding NB-ARC domain-containing protein — protein MNGRNDAQAQGHGRVYQASGDQHIVEHHHHGQDWSGPASVRRPAVSRLPLVLRDRTETMERLRAAVAPGVGDHVYVLHGLGGCGKTAVACTVFQHATDEMGRLGLWVNASDPTSLRAGMLAVAADRGATDSELSGARGGLRPAADLVWKYLESSDQPWLLVMDNADDPAILRDGGWLRTSPAGTVIVTSRQAAPHWWPGADLLHVGVLPRDDAAMVLRDLAPHAGTVEDAAEVADRLGRLPLALTLAGGFLSHQVIDPWTLVDYRQKLDGVAGVDHVSLIDQGSVLVGGRDSRHLISRTWQLSLEALDARGLPEAGSLLRLLACWAGDPLPLSLLSGLDLGAMISAQRVESALRGLLDQSLTELVPGTVRSLRTHGVLLDSVAQSTPAE, from the coding sequence GTGAACGGCCGCAACGATGCTCAGGCGCAGGGACACGGCCGCGTCTACCAGGCATCGGGTGACCAGCACATCGTTGAACATCACCACCACGGTCAGGACTGGTCAGGACCGGCTTCCGTACGTCGGCCCGCGGTCAGTCGTCTGCCGCTTGTGCTGCGTGACCGCACAGAAACGATGGAGCGCCTGCGTGCTGCCGTTGCACCCGGGGTCGGTGACCACGTATACGTGCTTCACGGCCTCGGCGGATGCGGCAAAACCGCCGTTGCCTGCACCGTGTTCCAGCACGCCACCGATGAGATGGGCCGCTTGGGTTTGTGGGTCAACGCCTCCGATCCGACCTCGCTACGAGCCGGCATGCTCGCAGTCGCAGCGGATAGAGGCGCCACCGACAGCGAACTGAGCGGAGCGCGAGGAGGCTTACGTCCAGCGGCCGATCTCGTTTGGAAATACTTGGAGAGTTCCGACCAGCCCTGGCTGTTGGTCATGGACAACGCTGACGATCCAGCCATCCTCCGTGACGGCGGATGGCTGCGAACCAGCCCGGCAGGCACTGTGATCGTCACCAGCAGGCAAGCGGCCCCGCACTGGTGGCCAGGCGCCGATCTGCTCCACGTGGGAGTACTGCCACGCGATGACGCCGCAATGGTGCTGCGTGATTTGGCCCCCCACGCGGGGACGGTCGAGGACGCTGCCGAGGTGGCCGACCGCCTCGGACGGCTTCCCCTGGCTCTCACACTCGCTGGTGGATTCCTGTCTCACCAAGTGATCGACCCATGGACGCTGGTTGATTACCGCCAGAAACTCGACGGAGTGGCCGGGGTCGATCATGTCTCGCTCATCGACCAGGGTTCCGTACTGGTCGGTGGAAGAGACTCCCGCCACTTGATCAGTCGTACGTGGCAGCTCTCACTTGAGGCCCTTGACGCGCGCGGATTGCCCGAAGCGGGAAGCCTCCTACGTCTGCTGGCCTGCTGGGCCGGCGATCCCTTGCCGCTCTCACTGCTGTCCGGCCTTGATCTAGGCGCCATGATCTCTGCTCAACGCGTCGAGTCAGCTTTGCGTGGGCTCCTTGATCAATCCCTCACAGAGCTGGTACCCGGTACGGTCCGCAGCCTGCGCACCCACGGTGTCCTCCTCGACAGCGTGGCTCAATCCACTCCCGCCGAATAA
- a CDS encoding alpha/beta fold hydrolase, producing MRRASTAMLLLAVTAGALTVCGEAVASPSAAATPSSASAPRTASAVPASGHQAGSSTLHMIKNHGHRLAFHVTSGHLPAIVLDAGGGNDSSYWKDLVPKLSAATGSEIITYDRAGMGDSDPVPGPWNVHAATDDLAAGLHQLGLNRDVILASHSEAGEIATYFARSHPTMVSGAVLIDASLPELYTDSEIARIVAATQPALAAAEADPSTQANRQLIATAESYVPMHKAYHHVTWPDSVPATVMVSEKTPFDGSPQDAQLWRDAATEFAHAGPHRTLVTAAGSSHDIPIDRPGLVLGEIEKMAATRG from the coding sequence ATGCGCCGCGCGTCCACGGCGATGCTGCTGCTGGCGGTCACCGCCGGAGCCCTCACGGTCTGCGGTGAGGCTGTCGCATCACCCTCGGCCGCCGCGACTCCGTCGTCCGCGTCGGCTCCCAGGACGGCGTCGGCCGTCCCGGCGTCCGGCCACCAGGCCGGTTCGTCGACGCTCCACATGATCAAGAACCACGGTCACCGTCTGGCCTTCCACGTCACCTCGGGCCACCTGCCCGCCATCGTCCTGGACGCGGGCGGCGGCAATGACTCCTCCTACTGGAAGGACCTGGTGCCGAAGCTCTCCGCGGCGACCGGTTCCGAGATCATCACCTACGACCGGGCCGGGATGGGCGACAGTGACCCGGTCCCCGGCCCCTGGAACGTGCACGCCGCCACCGACGACCTCGCGGCCGGCCTGCACCAACTGGGCCTCAACCGGGACGTGATCCTGGCCTCCCACTCCGAGGCGGGCGAGATCGCGACCTACTTCGCCCGCTCCCACCCCACGATGGTCTCCGGCGCCGTGCTCATCGACGCCAGCCTGCCGGAGCTGTACACCGACAGCGAGATCGCCCGCATCGTCGCCGCGACCCAGCCGGCGCTCGCCGCGGCCGAGGCCGACCCCTCCACGCAGGCGAACCGTCAGCTCATCGCCACCGCCGAGAGCTACGTCCCCATGCACAAGGCGTACCACCACGTGACGTGGCCCGACAGCGTCCCCGCCACCGTCATGGTGTCGGAGAAGACCCCGTTCGACGGCTCACCCCAGGACGCCCAGCTCTGGCGCGACGCCGCCACGGAGTTCGCCCACGCCGGGCCCCACCGCACGCTCGTCACCGCCGCCGGCAGCTCGCACGACATCCCGATCGACCGCCCCGGCCTCGTCCTCGGCGAGATCGAGAAGATGGCCGCGACGCGCGGCTGA
- a CDS encoding L,D-transpeptidase family protein: MSLPSVRPGLLRALRGGHRPAAALLVGGLLLAGCGTATTAGEHHEGTGDRTTGQQDGAGDTTQSGQGGQGGQGSGDDGKANRSETRSALSARIPDQASPTLPGVGPRMTAKISSATRQAVVVTGANHDTNTATFRLYERTDGGSPWRPAADVWPAHNALHGWTTHHMVDDRRSPVGVFSLTDAGGKFANPGTKMPYDHSFHFTAYGQGFDGEPLAGAFDYVVAINYNRDPGTSPLDQDKPLGSARGGGIWIHVDHGGPTQGCVSISKDHIRQLLRLLDPASHPVVVMGDAASLAT, translated from the coding sequence ATGTCTCTCCCGTCCGTCCGCCCCGGCCTCCTCCGCGCACTGCGAGGCGGACACCGGCCGGCCGCCGCCCTGCTCGTCGGCGGGCTGCTGCTCGCCGGATGCGGAACGGCGACCACGGCGGGTGAGCACCACGAGGGAACGGGCGACCGGACCACCGGCCAGCAGGACGGCGCGGGGGACACCACCCAGAGCGGCCAGGGCGGCCAAGGCGGACAGGGCTCCGGGGACGACGGCAAGGCGAACCGCTCCGAGACCCGTTCGGCGCTCAGCGCCCGGATCCCGGACCAGGCCTCGCCCACCCTCCCCGGCGTCGGCCCCCGGATGACCGCGAAGATTTCCTCGGCCACGCGCCAGGCCGTCGTGGTGACCGGCGCGAACCACGACACGAACACCGCGACCTTCCGCCTCTACGAGCGGACCGACGGCGGTTCGCCGTGGCGCCCCGCCGCCGACGTCTGGCCCGCGCACAACGCCCTGCACGGCTGGACGACGCACCACATGGTCGACGACCGGCGCTCACCGGTCGGGGTGTTCTCCCTGACGGACGCGGGCGGCAAGTTCGCCAACCCCGGCACGAAGATGCCCTACGACCACAGCTTCCACTTCACCGCGTACGGGCAGGGCTTCGACGGCGAACCGCTCGCGGGCGCCTTCGACTACGTCGTGGCCATCAACTACAACCGCGACCCCGGCACGAGCCCGCTCGACCAGGACAAGCCGCTGGGCTCCGCGCGCGGCGGCGGCATCTGGATCCACGTCGACCACGGCGGGCCGACGCAGGGCTGCGTCTCGATCTCGAAGGACCACATCAGGCAGCTGCTGCGGCTGCTGGACCCGGCGAGCCACCCCGTGGTCGTGATGGGCGACGCGGCGTCGCTGGCCACCTGA
- a CDS encoding GNAT family N-acetyltransferase, whose protein sequence is MAEVFLRHLSRWQAEQQQEALADEFVETYHRAHGAEYDDRQAFLRAFNRAFSRDGFDMVVAGSGGRTAGHAYGYLIDRSGDWWRGLGTDEPWDVEELTVSRRVFALAELTVRPPYRRMGVAGRLLEAVLARTDAALAVTRVDPGNAGALASLTAWGWVRLGTVGVDDPHVPSVGIGPATEIWGRALRA, encoded by the coding sequence GTGGCAGAAGTCTTCTTGCGTCACCTGAGCAGGTGGCAGGCGGAGCAGCAGCAGGAGGCACTCGCCGACGAGTTCGTCGAGACGTACCACCGGGCGCACGGCGCGGAGTACGACGACCGGCAGGCGTTCCTGAGGGCGTTCAACCGCGCCTTCAGCCGGGACGGGTTCGACATGGTGGTGGCCGGTTCGGGCGGCAGGACGGCGGGTCACGCCTACGGCTACCTGATCGACAGGTCGGGTGACTGGTGGCGCGGGCTCGGCACGGACGAGCCGTGGGACGTCGAGGAACTGACGGTCTCCAGGCGGGTGTTCGCGCTGGCGGAGCTGACCGTACGGCCGCCGTACCGGCGCATGGGCGTGGCCGGGCGGCTGCTCGAAGCGGTTCTCGCCCGTACGGACGCGGCGCTCGCCGTCACCCGTGTCGACCCGGGGAACGCGGGGGCTCTCGCCTCGCTCACCGCCTGGGGGTGGGTGCGGCTGGGCACCGTCGGCGTGGACGACCCGCATGTCCCGTCCGTCGGTATCGGTCCGGCCACCGAGATCTGGGGCCGGGCCCTGCGGGCCTGA
- a CDS encoding lysine N(6)-hydroxylase/L-ornithine N(5)-oxygenase family protein: MAEQLVHDLVGVGIGPFNLSLAALADATPGLSTLFLDAKPAFVWHPGLLLDGTVLQVPFLADLVTLADPTSRWSYLNYLREHDRMFPFFFSERFHIPRREYDHYCRWVAESLPSCRFGAHVTDITLDEDAAAFAVTYRAVDGAALTRVLARQVVLGVGTEPVVPQPLRPYVRTAAHTGRVLHSADYGTHRDRLAGVRDVTVVGGGQSGAEIVLDLLRQYREPGRTGGTQGGRGADSPGPYVRWVARTPAFAPMEYSKIGLEHFTPDYIRYFRALPEHRRDELVERQWQLYKGVSEETLADIHDLLYERTIGGAPPPAALHPGVTVAGIGTAADGSYELACRHPEQGSTFTLRTDAVVCATGYAAVRPPFLDGMAKLIDWDERGRYRVDGSYRVALQGGVPGALYVQNAELHTHGVGAPDLTLGAWRAATILNAVAGRTLVRVPQRAAWTTFGAPAQDRAPAQAPAPAQDPAPVQGPASVQDPAPPV; encoded by the coding sequence ATGGCGGAACAGCTCGTCCATGACCTCGTCGGGGTCGGCATAGGGCCCTTCAACCTGTCCCTCGCCGCGCTCGCCGACGCGACCCCCGGCCTCAGCACCCTCTTCCTCGACGCGAAGCCCGCGTTCGTGTGGCACCCCGGCCTGCTGCTGGACGGCACGGTCCTCCAAGTGCCCTTCCTGGCCGACCTGGTGACCCTCGCGGACCCGACCAGTCGCTGGTCGTACCTCAACTACCTGCGCGAACACGACCGGATGTTCCCGTTCTTCTTCTCGGAGCGTTTCCACATCCCCCGCCGCGAGTACGACCACTACTGCCGGTGGGTCGCGGAGTCCCTGCCCTCGTGCCGCTTCGGCGCGCACGTCACGGACATCACCCTGGACGAGGACGCGGCGGCCTTCGCCGTCACCTACCGGGCCGTCGACGGCGCGGCGCTCACGCGTGTCCTGGCGCGCCAGGTCGTGCTGGGGGTGGGTACGGAACCGGTCGTACCGCAGCCGTTACGCCCGTACGTCCGCACGGCGGCGCACACCGGGCGCGTCCTGCACAGCGCGGACTACGGTACGCACCGCGACCGGCTCGCGGGCGTGCGCGACGTGACCGTCGTCGGTGGCGGGCAGTCCGGTGCGGAGATCGTCCTCGACCTGCTGCGGCAGTACAGGGAACCCGGCCGCACCGGTGGGACGCAGGGCGGCCGGGGCGCCGACAGCCCTGGGCCGTACGTGCGGTGGGTGGCCCGTACCCCGGCCTTCGCGCCCATGGAGTACTCCAAGATCGGGCTGGAACACTTCACGCCCGACTACATCCGCTACTTCCGGGCCCTGCCCGAACACCGCCGCGACGAGCTCGTCGAGCGGCAGTGGCAGCTGTACAAGGGCGTCAGCGAGGAGACGCTCGCGGACATCCACGACCTGCTGTACGAGCGGACGATAGGCGGCGCGCCCCCGCCCGCCGCGCTGCATCCGGGCGTCACGGTCGCGGGCATCGGGACCGCCGCCGACGGCTCGTACGAACTGGCCTGCCGCCACCCGGAGCAGGGCAGCACCTTCACGCTGCGCACGGACGCGGTCGTGTGCGCGACCGGGTACGCGGCGGTGCGGCCGCCGTTCCTCGACGGCATGGCCAAGCTGATCGACTGGGACGAGCGGGGCCGCTACCGGGTGGACGGTTCGTACCGGGTGGCGCTCCAAGGGGGCGTCCCCGGCGCGCTGTACGTGCAGAACGCGGAACTGCACACGCACGGCGTCGGCGCGCCCGACCTGACGCTCGGCGCCTGGCGGGCGGCGACGATCCTCAACGCGGTCGCGGGCAGGACCCTCGTGCGGGTGCCGCAGCGGGCGGCGTGGACGACGTTCGGCGCGCCGGCCCAGGACCGCGCGCCGGCTCAGGCACCGGCGCCGGCTCAGGATCCCGCGCCGGTTCAGGGCCCGGCGTCGGTTCAGGACCCCGCGCCGCCGGTGTAG
- a CDS encoding iron-siderophore ABC transporter substrate-binding protein — protein sequence MVFRSGSASRAATRLGTALRATAAVAALGLGLAACGGGDGGRGGGDGQEAGATGGRGTSGGHALHTVMGDVQVGPHPDRVVVLDTDALDSAVTLGVKPVGATTVAAGAPLSTYLAKSAVAGIKPVGIIGSPDLETIASLKPDLILGSKARDEKSYKELSAIAPTVFTGTTGPAWRQNFTLHARALDRTGRAAEVEKAYTTQVKQVVTALGGAGKAKATTVGFVRFVEGADIRLYLNDTFVGSIFHDLGLGRPADQDRNGFSLDVGPEQIDKADADVLFHSTYGNPEKAKETAVVGGPLWHGLTAVRHQRVYAVDDDLWMLGIGYTGAGRILRQIQADYTGGAGS from the coding sequence ATGGTGTTCCGGTCGGGCTCCGCGTCGCGCGCGGCCACACGTCTCGGCACGGCTCTTCGGGCGACGGCCGCCGTCGCCGCGCTCGGCCTGGGGCTCGCCGCCTGCGGCGGCGGGGACGGAGGCAGGGGCGGCGGGGACGGCCAGGAAGCCGGAGCGACGGGCGGCCGCGGTACGAGCGGCGGCCACGCCCTCCACACCGTCATGGGCGACGTGCAGGTCGGGCCGCACCCCGACCGCGTCGTCGTGCTCGACACCGACGCCCTCGACTCCGCCGTCACCCTCGGCGTGAAACCGGTCGGCGCCACCACCGTCGCGGCGGGCGCGCCCCTGTCCACGTACCTGGCGAAGTCCGCCGTCGCCGGGATCAAGCCCGTCGGGATCATCGGCTCGCCCGACCTGGAGACCATCGCCTCCCTCAAGCCCGACCTCATCCTCGGGAGCAAGGCCAGGGACGAGAAGAGCTACAAGGAACTGTCCGCGATCGCCCCGACCGTCTTCACCGGCACCACAGGACCGGCCTGGCGGCAGAACTTCACCCTCCACGCGCGCGCCCTGGACCGCACCGGGCGCGCCGCCGAGGTCGAGAAGGCGTACACGACGCAGGTGAAGCAGGTGGTCACCGCACTGGGCGGGGCCGGGAAGGCCAAGGCGACGACGGTCGGGTTCGTCCGGTTCGTCGAGGGTGCGGACATCCGCCTGTACCTCAACGACACGTTCGTCGGCTCGATCTTCCACGACCTCGGCCTCGGCCGCCCCGCCGACCAGGACAGGAACGGCTTCTCCCTGGACGTCGGCCCCGAACAGATCGACAAGGCCGACGCGGACGTCCTCTTCCACTCGACGTACGGGAACCCGGAGAAGGCCAAGGAGACCGCCGTCGTCGGCGGTCCCCTGTGGCACGGACTCACCGCCGTACGCCACCAGCGGGTGTACGCGGTGGACGACGACCTCTGGATGCTCGGCATCGGCTACACCGGCGCCGGGCGGATCCTGCGCCAGATCCAGGCCGACTACACCGGCGGCGCGGGGTCCTGA
- a CDS encoding SigE family RNA polymerase sigma factor, whose translation MWGVRGRLLRSLSGRREEPGAREWEAPSVAGGAARQDPGIDALYHHRRMELVRLALLLVDDLPTAEDVVQDAFAALYRRHGDRLAGVDDPEAYVRRCVVNGARSVLRRRRTVRAYVPERPGLAPPPEEDVLLREEHREVLGALRRLTRRQREVLVLRYWSNLSEAQIADTLGLSRGGVKSTASRALDALARHLEVPR comes from the coding sequence GTGTGGGGCGTCCGGGGCCGGCTGCTGCGCAGCCTGTCCGGCAGGCGGGAGGAGCCCGGAGCGCGGGAGTGGGAAGCGCCGTCCGTCGCGGGCGGCGCCGCGCGCCAGGACCCGGGCATCGACGCGCTCTACCACCACCGCAGGATGGAACTGGTCCGCCTGGCGCTGCTGCTGGTCGACGACCTGCCGACGGCGGAGGACGTGGTGCAGGACGCGTTCGCCGCGCTCTACCGGCGCCACGGCGACCGGCTCGCCGGGGTCGACGACCCCGAGGCGTACGTCAGGCGCTGCGTCGTCAACGGCGCGCGGTCGGTGCTGCGCCGCCGCAGGACCGTACGGGCGTACGTGCCCGAGCGCCCCGGCCTCGCGCCGCCGCCCGAGGAGGACGTCCTGCTGCGCGAGGAGCACCGCGAGGTGCTCGGCGCGCTGCGCAGGCTCACCCGCCGTCAGCGCGAGGTGCTGGTGCTGCGTTACTGGTCGAACCTCAGCGAGGCGCAGATCGCCGACACCCTGGGCCTGTCGCGGGGCGGGGTCAAGTCCACGGCGAGCCGTGCGCTGGACGCCCTGGCGCGACATCTGGAGGTGCCGAGGTGA
- a CDS encoding glycosyltransferase family 2 protein: MTRPRVGVAVLTMGTRPAELRALLDSVAGQREPAQRIVVVGNGAPLPELPDGVIGIEVPENLGVSGGRNVAIEELRKAGDVDVLVDLDDDGLLIEADVISRVADLYEAHPRLGIVSFRIADENGLTQRRHVPRLRVDDPMRGGEVTTFLGGGHSLSMPMLEEIGGWPDEFFFTHEETDLAWRALDAGWKIRYEPELVLQHPRTSPARHAVYYRMTARNRVWLARRNLPAPLVPLYLGTWILLTVARTRSVTGLRAWFAGFGEGVRTACGVRQPMRWRTVRRMTALGRPPVI, translated from the coding sequence GTGACGCGACCACGTGTGGGGGTGGCCGTCCTGACCATGGGGACCCGGCCCGCCGAGCTGCGTGCCCTGCTGGACTCCGTGGCCGGGCAGCGCGAACCCGCACAGCGGATCGTCGTCGTGGGCAACGGCGCGCCACTGCCCGAACTGCCCGACGGGGTCATCGGCATCGAGGTCCCGGAGAACCTGGGCGTCTCGGGCGGCCGCAACGTGGCGATCGAGGAACTGCGCAAGGCCGGTGACGTGGATGTCCTGGTCGACCTGGACGACGACGGCCTCCTGATCGAGGCGGACGTGATCTCCCGGGTCGCGGACCTGTACGAGGCCCACCCGCGACTCGGCATCGTCAGCTTCCGCATCGCGGACGAGAACGGTCTCACCCAGCGCCGGCACGTGCCGCGCCTGCGGGTCGACGACCCGATGCGCGGCGGCGAGGTCACCACGTTCCTCGGCGGCGGCCACTCGCTGTCCATGCCGATGCTGGAGGAGATCGGCGGCTGGCCCGACGAGTTCTTCTTCACCCACGAGGAGACGGACCTGGCCTGGCGCGCGCTCGACGCCGGCTGGAAGATCCGCTACGAGCCGGAGCTGGTGCTCCAGCACCCGCGCACCTCCCCCGCCCGGCACGCCGTGTACTACCGGATGACCGCGCGCAACCGCGTCTGGCTGGCGCGGCGCAACCTCCCCGCGCCGCTCGTCCCCCTCTACCTCGGCACCTGGATCCTGCTGACCGTCGCCCGCACCCGCTCGGTGACGGGCCTGCGGGCCTGGTTCGCCGGGTTCGGCGAGGGCGTCCGCACGGCCTGCGGCGTCCGGCAGCCGATGCGGTGGCGCACCGTACGCCGCATGACGGCGCTGGGCCGCCCGCCGGTCATCTGA
- a CDS encoding helix-turn-helix domain-containing protein, translating to MSEPRSAPTIGQLVLSKQLRALREGAGVTREEAAKLLHVTVATIRRMESAEVALKIPYLQILLPAYGLPPEDVASYTELTEEANKPGWWQRFHDVLPGWFGGYVSLEESAKTIREYEPHFVPGVLQTEAYTREILISTAVGQPDPERVERQVALRMRRQSFLTRSEAPPNFWAVIDETVLRRPVGGDELMGEQVERLLEMTELPNVTLQIAALAAGHHPGTYSPFVLFRFDVPEIPDMVYIEYLTGALYLDEENEVSEHMEAMDRMVAIAESATRTRQLLSDFRKDLLRG from the coding sequence ATGAGTGAGCCGCGTTCCGCGCCGACGATCGGACAGCTCGTCCTCAGCAAGCAGCTGCGTGCCCTGCGCGAGGGGGCCGGTGTCACCCGCGAGGAAGCCGCGAAACTCCTGCACGTGACGGTCGCGACGATCCGCCGGATGGAGTCCGCCGAGGTCGCGCTGAAGATCCCGTACCTCCAGATCCTGCTGCCCGCCTACGGTCTCCCGCCCGAGGACGTCGCCTCGTACACGGAGCTCACCGAGGAAGCCAACAAGCCCGGCTGGTGGCAGCGCTTCCACGACGTCCTGCCCGGCTGGTTCGGCGGGTACGTGAGCCTGGAGGAGTCCGCCAAGACCATCCGCGAGTACGAGCCGCACTTCGTGCCCGGCGTCCTGCAGACCGAGGCGTACACCCGGGAGATCCTCATCTCCACCGCTGTCGGCCAGCCCGATCCCGAGCGCGTCGAACGCCAGGTCGCGCTGCGGATGCGCCGCCAGTCCTTCCTGACCCGCTCCGAGGCGCCGCCGAACTTCTGGGCCGTGATCGACGAGACGGTCCTGCGCCGGCCCGTCGGCGGCGACGAACTCATGGGCGAGCAGGTCGAGCGGCTGCTGGAGATGACCGAGCTGCCCAACGTGACGCTGCAGATAGCGGCGCTCGCGGCCGGCCACCACCCCGGCACGTACAGCCCCTTCGTGCTGTTCCGGTTCGACGTCCCCGAGATCCCGGACATGGTCTACATCGAGTACCTGACCGGCGCGCTCTACCTGGACGAGGAGAACGAGGTCTCCGAGCACATGGAGGCCATGGACCGCATGGTCGCCATCGCCGAGTCCGCGACCAGGACCCGGCAGCTGCTCTCCGACTTCCGCAAGGACCTGCTGCGCGGCTGA